From Erigeron canadensis isolate Cc75 chromosome 8, C_canadensis_v1, whole genome shotgun sequence, one genomic window encodes:
- the LOC122580093 gene encoding protein SCAI isoform X3, with protein sequence MTTSNDDVPTNFRSLVESAERKFAKVRDTAWYGRQPNHYFPKVFKSYMKLWEYQQKNRSKLVESGLQRWEIGEIASRIGQLYFVQYMRTSEARWEMVNLLLDRFSGLLHDSKSKFPDTTFKEWKVVMQEMVRFMKVDAAFLNTRPLRYCAMFDSHPKSLPYVARFHAKKVLKLRDALLMSYHRNEVKFAELTIDTFRMLQCLEWEPSGSFYQKQPVESHENGTTTDQSATSGLIDINLVADMTDPSLPPNPKKAILYRPSATQLLAVLASICDELPADSVMLIYIAASGESGQTTVPQKHISGSVRTSLKLNTVYEQPISLVNGKGGSSHPVESSIWLGPTRRGGSNNLYPVDLIPFTRRPTFFIIDSDNSHSFKVLHGAERGEPAALLLSPLKPTFKSQSSADIAQNGSQFTLFLTAPLRACWQMFGLAYSDDEVDVMEDAESIVSAAFSEWEVILCSLTSVDLVWAQVLSEPLLRRIILRFIFCRSVLTFFRRREENDPYLPVCFPELPDSVSPNSEVVQSAVMRLADHLKVSHCFRFDNL encoded by the exons atgacaACATCAAACGACGACGTTCCAACCAATTTCCGGTCACTAGTAGAATCAGCAGAAAGAAAATTCGCAAAAGTAAGAGACACAGCATGGTACGGACGGCAACCAAATCATTACTTTCCAAAAGTATTCAAATCCTACATGAAACTATGGGAATACCAACAAAAAAACCGGTCAAAGCTAGTCGAATCGGGTCTACAGAGATGGGAAATCGGCGAAATCGCTTCTCGAATCGGGCAGTTGTATTTTGTGCAGTATATGAGGACAAGTGAAGCTAG atGGGAAATGGTTAACCTTTTGCTGGATCGGTTTTCGGGTTTGCTTCATGATTCTAAATCCAAGTTCCCg GATACCACCTTTAAGGAATGGAAGGTCGTGATGCAAGAAATGGTGCGGTTTATGAAAGTTGATGCAGCATTTTTAAACACCAGGCCTTTGCGATACTGTGCTATGTTCGATTCTCATCCAAAGTCACTTCCGTATGTAGCACGTTTCCATGCAAAGAAGGTTTTAAAGTTACGAGATGCGTTGCTGATGAGCTATCACCGGAATGAG GTTAAGTTTGCAGAACTTACGATTGATACATTCAGAATGCTACAGTGCTTAGAATGGGAACCAAGTGGATCCTTCTACCAGAAGCAACCTGTTGAATCCCATGAAAATGGTACCACGACTGATCAGTCTGCTACTTCAGGGTTGATTGATATAAATTTAGTTGCAGATATGACTGATCCGTCTTTGCCTCCAAATCCGAAAAAGGCTATTCTCTACCGGCCATCTGCCACACAGTTACTGGCC GTTTTGGCTTCAATCTGTGATGAGCTCCCTGCAGATAGTgttatgcttatatatatagcaGCATCAG GGGAATCTGGTCAAACAACTGTTCCGCAGAAGCACATTTCTGGAAGTGTGAGGACATCATTGAAGCTAAACACTGTTTATGAGCAACCAATAAGTCTTGTTAATGGCAAAGGAGGCTCCAGTCATCCTGTTGAAAGCTCTATCTGGTTAGGGCCAACTAGAAGGGGAG GGTCTAACAACCTTTACCCTGTTGATCTAATCCCTTTTACTAGAAGACCCACTTTCTTCATTATCGATAGTGACAACAGCCATTCATTCAAG GTTTTACATGGTGCAGAACGAGGAGAACCAGCTGCCCTGCTTCTTTCACCTTTAAAACCAACATTCAAGAGTCAATCGAGTGCTGATATAGCACAAAATGGAAGTCAGTTCACTTTGTTTTTGACTGCTCCATTGAGGGCATGCTGGCAAATGTTTGGCCTTGCATATTCTGATGATGAAGTG GATGTGATGGAAGATGCCGAAAGCATTGTTTCAGCCGCTTTTTCAGAGTGGGAAGTAATACTTTGTTCTTTAACTAGTGTAGATCTGGTGTGGGCCCAAGTTCTCTCTGAACCTTTGTTGCGACGAATTATTCTCAG ATTTATATTCTGCCGATCTGTACTCACTTTCTTCCGCCGTCGAGAAGAGAACGATCCCTACCTTCCTGTGTGCTTCCCTGAACTTCCAGATTCTGTCTCACCGAACTCTGAAGTTGTTCAATCAGCTGTCATGAGACTTGCAGACCATCTTAAGGTTTCACATTGTTTTCGTTTCGACAACTTATAA
- the LOC122580093 gene encoding protein SCAI isoform X1 produces the protein MTTSNDDVPTNFRSLVESAERKFAKVRDTAWYGRQPNHYFPKVFKSYMKLWEYQQKNRSKLVESGLQRWEIGEIASRIGQLYFVQYMRTSEARFLIESYIFYEAILNRKYFSEEGKISGGVKDRGLIYKELRFYARFLLVSLILNRWEMVNLLLDRFSGLLHDSKSKFPDTTFKEWKVVMQEMVRFMKVDAAFLNTRPLRYCAMFDSHPKSLPYVARFHAKKVLKLRDALLMSYHRNEVKFAELTIDTFRMLQCLEWEPSGSFYQKQPVESHENGTTTDQSATSGLIDINLVADMTDPSLPPNPKKAILYRPSATQLLAVLASICDELPADSVMLIYIAASGESGQTTVPQKHISGSVRTSLKLNTVYEQPISLVNGKGGSSHPVESSIWLGPTRRGGSNNLYPVDLIPFTRRPTFFIIDSDNSHSFKVLHGAERGEPAALLLSPLKPTFKSQSSADIAQNGSQFTLFLTAPLRACWQMFGLAYSDDEVDVMEDAESIVSAAFSEWEVILCSLTSVDLVWAQVLSEPLLRRIILRFIFCRSVLTFFRRREENDPYLPVCFPELPDSVSPNSEVVQSAVMRLADHLKVSHCFRFDNL, from the exons atgacaACATCAAACGACGACGTTCCAACCAATTTCCGGTCACTAGTAGAATCAGCAGAAAGAAAATTCGCAAAAGTAAGAGACACAGCATGGTACGGACGGCAACCAAATCATTACTTTCCAAAAGTATTCAAATCCTACATGAAACTATGGGAATACCAACAAAAAAACCGGTCAAAGCTAGTCGAATCGGGTCTACAGAGATGGGAAATCGGCGAAATCGCTTCTCGAATCGGGCAGTTGTATTTTGTGCAGTATATGAGGACAAGTGAAGCTAGGTTTCTTAttgaatcatatatattttatgaagCTATTTTGAATAGAAAATATTTTTCTGAAGAAGGGAAAATAAGTGGGGGTGTTAAAGATAGAGGACTTATATATAAAGAGTTGAGATTTTATGCAAggtttttgcttgtttctttgattttaaatagatGGGAAATGGTTAACCTTTTGCTGGATCGGTTTTCGGGTTTGCTTCATGATTCTAAATCCAAGTTCCCg GATACCACCTTTAAGGAATGGAAGGTCGTGATGCAAGAAATGGTGCGGTTTATGAAAGTTGATGCAGCATTTTTAAACACCAGGCCTTTGCGATACTGTGCTATGTTCGATTCTCATCCAAAGTCACTTCCGTATGTAGCACGTTTCCATGCAAAGAAGGTTTTAAAGTTACGAGATGCGTTGCTGATGAGCTATCACCGGAATGAG GTTAAGTTTGCAGAACTTACGATTGATACATTCAGAATGCTACAGTGCTTAGAATGGGAACCAAGTGGATCCTTCTACCAGAAGCAACCTGTTGAATCCCATGAAAATGGTACCACGACTGATCAGTCTGCTACTTCAGGGTTGATTGATATAAATTTAGTTGCAGATATGACTGATCCGTCTTTGCCTCCAAATCCGAAAAAGGCTATTCTCTACCGGCCATCTGCCACACAGTTACTGGCC GTTTTGGCTTCAATCTGTGATGAGCTCCCTGCAGATAGTgttatgcttatatatatagcaGCATCAG GGGAATCTGGTCAAACAACTGTTCCGCAGAAGCACATTTCTGGAAGTGTGAGGACATCATTGAAGCTAAACACTGTTTATGAGCAACCAATAAGTCTTGTTAATGGCAAAGGAGGCTCCAGTCATCCTGTTGAAAGCTCTATCTGGTTAGGGCCAACTAGAAGGGGAG GGTCTAACAACCTTTACCCTGTTGATCTAATCCCTTTTACTAGAAGACCCACTTTCTTCATTATCGATAGTGACAACAGCCATTCATTCAAG GTTTTACATGGTGCAGAACGAGGAGAACCAGCTGCCCTGCTTCTTTCACCTTTAAAACCAACATTCAAGAGTCAATCGAGTGCTGATATAGCACAAAATGGAAGTCAGTTCACTTTGTTTTTGACTGCTCCATTGAGGGCATGCTGGCAAATGTTTGGCCTTGCATATTCTGATGATGAAGTG GATGTGATGGAAGATGCCGAAAGCATTGTTTCAGCCGCTTTTTCAGAGTGGGAAGTAATACTTTGTTCTTTAACTAGTGTAGATCTGGTGTGGGCCCAAGTTCTCTCTGAACCTTTGTTGCGACGAATTATTCTCAG ATTTATATTCTGCCGATCTGTACTCACTTTCTTCCGCCGTCGAGAAGAGAACGATCCCTACCTTCCTGTGTGCTTCCCTGAACTTCCAGATTCTGTCTCACCGAACTCTGAAGTTGTTCAATCAGCTGTCATGAGACTTGCAGACCATCTTAAGGTTTCACATTGTTTTCGTTTCGACAACTTATAA
- the LOC122580093 gene encoding protein SCAI isoform X2 → MTTSNDDVPTNFRSLVESAERKFAKVRDTAWYGRQPNHYFPKVFKSYMKLWEYQQKNRSKLVESGLQRWEIGEIASRIGQLYFVQYMRTSEARFLIESYIFYEAILNRKYFSEEGKISGGVKDRGLIYKELRFYARFLLVSLILNRWEMVNLLLDRFSGLLHDSKSKFPDTTFKEWKVVMQEMVRFMKVDAAFLNTRPLRYCAMFDSHPKSLPYVARFHAKKVLKLRDALLMSYHRNEVKFAELTIDTFRMLQCLEWEPSGSFYQKQPVESHENGTTTDQSATSGLIDINLVADMTDPSLPPNPKKAILYRPSATQLLAVLASICDELPADSVMLIYIAASGESGQTTVPQKHISGSVRTSLKLNTVYEQPISLVNGKGGSSHPVESSIWLGPTRRGGSNNLYPVDLIPFTRRPTFFIIDSDNSHSFKAERGEPAALLLSPLKPTFKSQSSADIAQNGSQFTLFLTAPLRACWQMFGLAYSDDEVDVMEDAESIVSAAFSEWEVILCSLTSVDLVWAQVLSEPLLRRIILRFIFCRSVLTFFRRREENDPYLPVCFPELPDSVSPNSEVVQSAVMRLADHLKVSHCFRFDNL, encoded by the exons atgacaACATCAAACGACGACGTTCCAACCAATTTCCGGTCACTAGTAGAATCAGCAGAAAGAAAATTCGCAAAAGTAAGAGACACAGCATGGTACGGACGGCAACCAAATCATTACTTTCCAAAAGTATTCAAATCCTACATGAAACTATGGGAATACCAACAAAAAAACCGGTCAAAGCTAGTCGAATCGGGTCTACAGAGATGGGAAATCGGCGAAATCGCTTCTCGAATCGGGCAGTTGTATTTTGTGCAGTATATGAGGACAAGTGAAGCTAGGTTTCTTAttgaatcatatatattttatgaagCTATTTTGAATAGAAAATATTTTTCTGAAGAAGGGAAAATAAGTGGGGGTGTTAAAGATAGAGGACTTATATATAAAGAGTTGAGATTTTATGCAAggtttttgcttgtttctttgattttaaatagatGGGAAATGGTTAACCTTTTGCTGGATCGGTTTTCGGGTTTGCTTCATGATTCTAAATCCAAGTTCCCg GATACCACCTTTAAGGAATGGAAGGTCGTGATGCAAGAAATGGTGCGGTTTATGAAAGTTGATGCAGCATTTTTAAACACCAGGCCTTTGCGATACTGTGCTATGTTCGATTCTCATCCAAAGTCACTTCCGTATGTAGCACGTTTCCATGCAAAGAAGGTTTTAAAGTTACGAGATGCGTTGCTGATGAGCTATCACCGGAATGAG GTTAAGTTTGCAGAACTTACGATTGATACATTCAGAATGCTACAGTGCTTAGAATGGGAACCAAGTGGATCCTTCTACCAGAAGCAACCTGTTGAATCCCATGAAAATGGTACCACGACTGATCAGTCTGCTACTTCAGGGTTGATTGATATAAATTTAGTTGCAGATATGACTGATCCGTCTTTGCCTCCAAATCCGAAAAAGGCTATTCTCTACCGGCCATCTGCCACACAGTTACTGGCC GTTTTGGCTTCAATCTGTGATGAGCTCCCTGCAGATAGTgttatgcttatatatatagcaGCATCAG GGGAATCTGGTCAAACAACTGTTCCGCAGAAGCACATTTCTGGAAGTGTGAGGACATCATTGAAGCTAAACACTGTTTATGAGCAACCAATAAGTCTTGTTAATGGCAAAGGAGGCTCCAGTCATCCTGTTGAAAGCTCTATCTGGTTAGGGCCAACTAGAAGGGGAG GGTCTAACAACCTTTACCCTGTTGATCTAATCCCTTTTACTAGAAGACCCACTTTCTTCATTATCGATAGTGACAACAGCCATTCATTCAAGGCAG AACGAGGAGAACCAGCTGCCCTGCTTCTTTCACCTTTAAAACCAACATTCAAGAGTCAATCGAGTGCTGATATAGCACAAAATGGAAGTCAGTTCACTTTGTTTTTGACTGCTCCATTGAGGGCATGCTGGCAAATGTTTGGCCTTGCATATTCTGATGATGAAGTG GATGTGATGGAAGATGCCGAAAGCATTGTTTCAGCCGCTTTTTCAGAGTGGGAAGTAATACTTTGTTCTTTAACTAGTGTAGATCTGGTGTGGGCCCAAGTTCTCTCTGAACCTTTGTTGCGACGAATTATTCTCAG ATTTATATTCTGCCGATCTGTACTCACTTTCTTCCGCCGTCGAGAAGAGAACGATCCCTACCTTCCTGTGTGCTTCCCTGAACTTCCAGATTCTGTCTCACCGAACTCTGAAGTTGTTCAATCAGCTGTCATGAGACTTGCAGACCATCTTAAGGTTTCACATTGTTTTCGTTTCGACAACTTATAA